Genomic DNA from Clostridium sp. BJN0013:
GGAGGGGCAAAAGTTGTACAAGGTATTGACCAAAACTAAAGATATGACAGAAATAGAATGGCTAAAGAGCAGGCAGCAAGGGATTGGAGGCTCTGATGCAGGGGCAATCCTTGGAGTGAATAATTATAAAACGCTCTTTGATGTATATATTGATAAAACTCAAGACATAGTTGAACCAAACGAACAAAGTGAAGCTGCTTATTGGGGGATAGTGCTTGAACCTATGGTAGCAAAAAGATTTTCAAAAGAAACTGGTAAAAAAGTAAGAAAGAGAAATGCAATACTTCAAAGTATAAAATATCCTTTTATGACTGCAAATTTAGATAGAGAAATAGTTGGAGAGAAATCATTATTGGAATGTAAAACTACAAATGCATATCTGGCTAAGGGCTGGGAAAGTGAAGAAATACCAGTAAGCTATCTGGCACAGGTTATGCACTATCTGGCTGTTACAGGGGATGAAAAGGCATATATAGCCGTGCTTATAGGCGGACAAAAGTTTATATACAAGGAAGTCCAAAGAGACGAGGAACTTATAAACATAATTGTGGCCAAAGAAAAAGACTTCTGGGAAAACAATGTACTTAAAAGAGTGCCGCCTAAGTTGGATGGTTCTGATGCGGCAGAAAGATATTTAAAAGAAAGATTCAAGGACTCAGTTCCGGGGACGGTTGTAAATCTAAAATCTGAATATAAGGACAAGATTAGAGATTACCTTGAACTTAAAAATACAATAAAAACCCTTGAGCTGCAGGCAAAAGAAATTGAAAACAATATAAAACTTGAGCTAGGCGAGGCAGAGATTGGGTATGCACATAAATATGAAATTGACTGGAAGAGTATAACTGCTAATAAATTTGACAATAAAAGATTTAAGAAGGACCATCCGGAACTATTTAAGCAATATTTGAATACCAGTTCCTATAGAAAATTCAGTATCAAGGAGGTACAAGTATAATGGGAAATCCAGCATTTAGAACGCTTATAAATAGCTTTAATGCTCAATTGAAGACTATGAATAATGAAGATTTTAAATTATATGATCCAAGCGATTGTGAGTATTTTATAGATTCTATATATTATGACAGTGATAAAGATAAAATAATGTGCAAGTTTAAGGAGGATAAAGAACAATGGCAACAACAGAGAGTTTAAAAAAGCAGCTTATAAAAAAAGAGTCTAAACCACCAAAAGATCCTTTTAAAGCACTTGTCTATTCGGCGGGGATAAAGAAAAGGTTTGAGGATATGCTGGATAAACAGGCAAATGGATTTATAACAAGTTTACTTAATTTAAAGCAGGATAAATTAAAAGGCTGTGATGACATGACAGTCTTGGGAAGTGCCTTAAAGGCAGCTTCCTTGAAATTACCCATAGATCCTAATCTGGGCTTTGCATGGATAATACCTTTTAAAAACCATGGAAAATTAGAAGCGCAGTTTCAGATAGGATATAGGGGATTCATACAGATGGCTCAAAGGTCGGCACAATATAAAAAGCTTAGTGTAACAGAGATATATGAAGGACAATTTAAGAGCTTTAATCCACTTACAGAGGAACTGGAGCTGGATTTAGAAAACAAGCAGTCAGATGCAGTTATGGGATATGCAGCATACTTTAGGCTTCTTAATGGATTTGAAAAAATAGTGTACTGGAATAAAGAAAAGGTAACATCTCATGCGAGGAGATTCAGCAAGAGTTTTGAAAAAGGACCATGGCAGACAGATTTTGATACAATGGCCAAGAAAACAGTACTTAAAAACATGCTTTCAACATGGGGAATTCTAAGTATTGATATGCAGGAAGCAATTACAAGTGATGGTAAAATAATTAGAACTAACGAGGACAATTATGAGGTACTTGAAGAGGAAAAAGAGTTAGATGCTACTGATGTGGAGTATACAGAAACAGAGGAAGAAGACAAGGAACAGGATGAGAAGGATTTGTATAAAGGCACACCGTTTGAAGAAGGTGCGGAAAGCTAGAATTATTTTAGAGATTACAAAGCAGGGCTGCCGGTACCGATCTGGCAGGCTGCTTAAAATTCCAATGCGGAGGAGAAATTATGAAGGAGACGTATTACTTCTCTCATGACTATAATGCCAGAAATGATCCCAAAATACTCGCCATGAGAAGCGAGTATGGAGCAGAAGGTTATGGATGGTATTGGATGATTATTGAGATATTAAGGGAACAGCCTGAATATAAACTTGAATATAATAAATACTTGTGCATTACGTTAGCAATGCAACTGCAATGCGACAAAAATGCATTGCATGAGTATGTAGAAAAATGCATAAATGAGTATAAATTATTTGAGTCTGATGGCACCTATTTTTGGTCAAATAGTTTGCTAAGAAGGATGTCTGAAAAGGATGCTAAAAATGATGCTAAATCAGAGAAAGCAAGAAAGGCTGCTAATGCCAGATGGCACAAGGATTCAGAGACTAAAAAAACTGATGAAAATAATACAGAAAATGATGCTAAAAAAAATGCTAGTGATGCGCCTGCAATGCATGAGCAATGCATAGCAATGCTAAAAGAAAAGAAAGGAAAGGAAAAGAAAATAAAAGATAATGTTGTTATTAAAAAAGAAAATAAAGAAAAAGAGAACTGGGTAGTAGCACTCGATTATTTCTGTCAAAAATCAGGTAAGCCAGATGCTCAATTAAGAATAAGTGAAAGGGAAGCAGCCCAAAAAGTCTGTGAAGAGGTACCGATTCTTGAAACAGTCCTTAAGGGTATAGATAAAGCGTTTGCCGATTTTAAACCAGATACCGATTCTGATAAAATCAACAGCTTTAAATACTGTGTACCTGTAATAAAAAAGCTGTATGCTGGATTGCAAAATAAAAATTCTAAGAAAAATGGAGGTGGGAAGCGTGGAAGTTCTAAACAGGATACTGACTCAGGTGAGGACTCAAGCCCATACGACTTCTCAAGATTTGGGGGGTAGATCTGTGTATAAATGCCCTGTATGCCAGGATACCGGATGGGCGAAAACAAAAACAGGATACAGAAGATGTAGTTGCTACGAAAAAGAACATGCCAAAATGCTTTGGAAAAGTTTTGGGGTGGACCCTGCAAAGGTGAAAACTCTGAATGATTACAAGGGCTATGATGATGTCACTAAAAAAGCTTTGTACATGGCTAAAGCCTATATACGTGACTTTGAAAGTATCATGGATACCGAAGAAAATAGCTTTGCTTTATTAGGGCAATCTGGAGCAGGGAAAAGCCATATAGCAATAGCCATAGGTGCAGCACTTTTGAACCGAAAAAATCCTGTGCAGGTTATATATATGCCTTATCTTGAAGCTATGAGAGAACTTAAGGCAAATGTCAATGATGATGAATATTACTTGAGATTATCTGACAGGTATAAGAAAGCAAAAGTGTTGATTATAGACGATTTGTTTAAGGACAAAGTTAAAAATGGGCAGATGATTAAAGACAGGTACGGAAATAGAATAGGGCTTAGCGACGTTGATATAAAGCACATAATGCCAATTATAAATTACAGGTATTTTAATAAATTCCCAACACTGATAAGTACGGAGTGTACAATGGGGATTCTTGTAGAGCTTGATGAAGCACTGGCAAGGAGAATACTTGAACCTTGTGGAGATAACATAACGGTTTTCAAGGGTGCTGAGTACAATTATGGGATGAGGGAATTTGTTAGAAAGTGAGGAGGAAAACCAAATGAAATCAACAGGGATAGTTAGAAAAGTAGACCAGCTGGGTAGAGTAGTTCTACCGAAGGAGTTAAGAAAAAAATTGGATATGCCAGAGGGTGTACCGTTGGAAATGGTTGTAAATGGAGATGAAATTATTTTAAAAAAGTATAAGCCTGCTTGTATATTCTGTGGAGAAACAGAGGATGTTGTGAAGTGGAAAGGGAAAAAGGTGTGCCAGAGGTGCTTGGATAACCTTAAGACAAGTAGATTGAGGTGATAAAAATGGCAGTTGCATTCGAAAGGAAAAAAGAAACCCTTGACTTCGTAAGAGATAATTGGGAAATTATGCCCAAAAAAGATATGGCGAAGAAATTAGTAATAAGGACAAATGCTTTGAATATTTCAGCAAGAATGATGATAACGTAAAAATCAATTAATTAAAAAGGCGTCAAAAAAATTTAAAATTCCAAAATCCTTAGTAGAATCCTATTATTGTGAATGGAAAAATAAGTATATGGATTGTAATATAAAAGGATATAATCATAATCCGTGGCACAAGGATAAAAATGTGATGAGAGTTAGACAAAAGCAGAGGGTGAGGGCGTGAGAAGTAAATTAATAATCATAGAGAATGTCAGACCCATAAAATTTGGTAATCAGATAGGAATGAAGATGGATGAACTGGACAGAGGAACAATACCAGGAATATCTCAAAAAGAGAGGGCAGAAGGTAGAGAAACCAAAAGTAAAAAGGCAGAAATACAGGAATAAGGGTGTATGGCATGATGGAGTATATTTCAGGAGTCAGCTGGAGATGAAGAGGTACTGCCAGTTAAAACTTTTA
This window encodes:
- a CDS encoding DUF4373 domain-containing protein, whose translation is MKETYYFSHDYNARNDPKILAMRSEYGAEGYGWYWMIIEILREQPEYKLEYNKYLCITLAMQLQCDKNALHEYVEKCINEYKLFESDGTYFWSNSLLRRMSEKDAKNDAKSEKARKAANARWHKDSETKKTDENNTENDAKKNASDAPAMHEQCIAMLKEKKGKEKKIKDNVVIKKENKEKENWVVALDYFCQKSGKPDAQLRISEREAAQKVCEEVPILETVLKGIDKAFADFKPDTDSDKINSFKYCVPVIKKLYAGLQNKNSKKNGGGKRGSSKQDTDSGEDSSPYDFSRFGG
- a CDS encoding YqaJ viral recombinase family protein translates to MYKVLTKTKDMTEIEWLKSRQQGIGGSDAGAILGVNNYKTLFDVYIDKTQDIVEPNEQSEAAYWGIVLEPMVAKRFSKETGKKVRKRNAILQSIKYPFMTANLDREIVGEKSLLECKTTNAYLAKGWESEEIPVSYLAQVMHYLAVTGDEKAYIAVLIGGQKFIYKEVQRDEELINIIVAKEKDFWENNVLKRVPPKLDGSDAAERYLKERFKDSVPGTVVNLKSEYKDKIRDYLELKNTIKTLELQAKEIENNIKLELGEAEIGYAHKYEIDWKSITANKFDNKRFKKDHPELFKQYLNTSSYRKFSIKEVQV
- a CDS encoding recombinase RecT; the protein is MATTESLKKQLIKKESKPPKDPFKALVYSAGIKKRFEDMLDKQANGFITSLLNLKQDKLKGCDDMTVLGSALKAASLKLPIDPNLGFAWIIPFKNHGKLEAQFQIGYRGFIQMAQRSAQYKKLSVTEIYEGQFKSFNPLTEELELDLENKQSDAVMGYAAYFRLLNGFEKIVYWNKEKVTSHARRFSKSFEKGPWQTDFDTMAKKTVLKNMLSTWGILSIDMQEAITSDGKIIRTNEDNYEVLEEEKELDATDVEYTETEEEDKEQDEKDLYKGTPFEEGAES
- a CDS encoding ATP-binding protein — its product is MRTQAHTTSQDLGGRSVYKCPVCQDTGWAKTKTGYRRCSCYEKEHAKMLWKSFGVDPAKVKTLNDYKGYDDVTKKALYMAKAYIRDFESIMDTEENSFALLGQSGAGKSHIAIAIGAALLNRKNPVQVIYMPYLEAMRELKANVNDDEYYLRLSDRYKKAKVLIIDDLFKDKVKNGQMIKDRYGNRIGLSDVDIKHIMPIINYRYFNKFPTLISTECTMGILVELDEALARRILEPCGDNITVFKGAEYNYGMREFVRK
- a CDS encoding AbrB/MazE/SpoVT family DNA-binding domain-containing protein, with product MKSTGIVRKVDQLGRVVLPKELRKKLDMPEGVPLEMVVNGDEIILKKYKPACIFCGETEDVVKWKGKKVCQRCLDNLKTSRLR